A genomic window from Agrobacterium tumefaciens includes:
- a CDS encoding sterol desaturase family protein: protein MDDLKYGTRNKRGDWAPNQPVETAPLFAFPPRLMALLKWLPHYFLPWNAIFALSAIAYWAWVIPPVETMASLGFGWIAWLYAVNAVCVFLFYGGFELHLYILKRQENRFKYNGKFPAEQKSKAFWFESQNLDNILRTFLSGVTIWTAIEVAMLWAYANGYAPWLSFAENPWTLAAVALVVPIIHEFHFFCVHRLIHIPLLYKWVHSVHHNSVNPSPWSSLSMHPVEHLLYFGTAFYHLILPSNPVLMLYQLHYAGFGAIPGHVGFDKVEIGEDGLVDSHAYAHYLHHKYFEVNYGDALIPLDRWFGTWHDGSAEGEARMQERYRKRKEKLAARKARNTIGEAAE from the coding sequence ATGGACGATCTGAAATATGGAACGCGCAACAAGCGCGGCGACTGGGCGCCGAACCAGCCGGTGGAAACGGCGCCGCTATTCGCCTTTCCGCCCCGCCTCATGGCACTGTTAAAATGGCTGCCGCATTATTTCCTGCCCTGGAATGCGATCTTCGCGCTTTCTGCCATCGCCTATTGGGCATGGGTCATCCCACCCGTGGAAACCATGGCGAGCCTCGGCTTCGGCTGGATCGCCTGGCTCTATGCGGTCAATGCGGTCTGCGTCTTCCTCTTTTACGGCGGCTTCGAACTGCATCTCTATATTCTGAAGCGGCAGGAAAACCGTTTCAAATATAACGGCAAGTTTCCGGCCGAACAAAAGAGCAAGGCCTTCTGGTTCGAAAGCCAGAACCTCGACAACATCCTGCGCACCTTCCTTTCCGGCGTGACCATCTGGACCGCCATCGAAGTGGCAATGCTGTGGGCCTATGCCAATGGTTATGCGCCCTGGCTCAGCTTTGCCGAAAATCCGTGGACGCTCGCCGCCGTGGCGCTTGTCGTGCCGATCATCCACGAATTTCACTTCTTCTGCGTTCACCGGCTCATCCATATTCCGCTGCTCTACAAATGGGTGCATTCCGTCCACCATAATTCAGTGAACCCGTCGCCATGGTCGTCGCTCTCCATGCATCCGGTCGAGCATCTCCTGTATTTCGGCACGGCCTTTTATCACCTGATCCTGCCGTCCAACCCGGTCCTCATGCTCTACCAGCTGCACTATGCGGGTTTCGGCGCGATCCCCGGCCATGTCGGCTTCGACAAGGTCGAGATCGGCGAGGACGGGCTGGTCGATAGCCATGCCTATGCGCATTACCTCCACCACAAATATTTCGAGGTGAATTACGGCGATGCCCTCATCCCGCTCGATCGGTGGTTCGGCACCTGGCACGACGGCTCGGCCGAGGGGGAAGCCCGCATGCAGGAACGCTATCGCAAACGCAAAGAAAAACTCGCGGCCCGCAAGGCGCGCAACACAATCGGGGAGGCAGCCGAATGA
- a CDS encoding MocE family 2Fe-2S type ferredoxin, with translation MSWVSACRLDDIEQEGAIRFDHAGRTYAIYRAPDDSVYCTAGLCTHEAIHLAEGLVMDFEVECPKHSGAFDYRTGEALRLPACENLKTYPAEVVDGEVRVTIG, from the coding sequence ATGAGCTGGGTTTCAGCCTGCAGACTTGACGACATCGAACAGGAAGGCGCAATCCGCTTCGACCACGCCGGGCGCACCTATGCGATCTATCGCGCCCCGGATGACAGCGTTTATTGCACCGCGGGACTCTGCACCCACGAGGCGATCCATCTTGCCGAAGGGCTGGTGATGGATTTCGAGGTGGAATGTCCCAAGCATTCCGGCGCTTTCGATTACCGCACCGGCGAAGCGCTGCGGCTTCCCGCCTGCGAGAATCTCAAAACCTATCCGGCCGAAGTGGTGGACGGCGAAGTGCGCGTCACCATCGGCTAG